Proteins encoded in a region of the Streptomyces sp. NBC_01471 genome:
- a CDS encoding HAD family hydrolase, producing MARLHLFDLDGTLIRGSAAPVEISRQLGLLEEIGVLERDLVSGRLGPPEYAVAVHALWSGLTADHVTAAFDAAPWLAGIQEVWRDIRDRGDFCAVISLSPSFFVERLLGWGAHAAYGSRFPEVPFNRPVDPAGILSPAAKVRIADRLCTEFAVGRADCIAYGDSMSDVDLFGAVSRSVAVNADGHLAGLATHSYAGGDLREAYGLVAEVDDN from the coding sequence ATGGCGCGCCTGCATCTCTTCGATCTCGACGGAACCCTCATCCGTGGTTCGGCCGCGCCGGTGGAGATATCCCGCCAGCTGGGGCTGCTGGAGGAGATCGGCGTGCTGGAGCGTGATCTGGTCTCGGGGCGGCTCGGCCCACCGGAGTACGCGGTCGCGGTGCACGCTCTCTGGTCCGGCCTCACCGCGGACCATGTGACGGCCGCTTTCGACGCAGCGCCGTGGCTCGCCGGGATCCAGGAGGTCTGGCGGGACATCCGGGACCGCGGCGACTTCTGCGCGGTCATCTCGCTCTCGCCGTCGTTCTTCGTGGAGCGGCTGCTCGGCTGGGGTGCGCATGCGGCGTACGGTTCGCGCTTCCCGGAGGTGCCGTTCAACCGGCCGGTGGATCCGGCGGGCATTCTCAGCCCCGCTGCGAAGGTCCGGATCGCGGACCGGCTCTGCACCGAGTTCGCCGTCGGGCGGGCGGACTGCATCGCCTATGGGGACTCGATGTCGGACGTGGACCTCTTCGGAGCGGTGTCCCGGTCGGTCGCGGTGAACGCGGACGGCCATCTGGCGGGGCTGGCCACGCACAGCTACGCGGGCGGCGATCTGCGCGAGGCCTACGGGCTCGTTGCCGAGGTCGATGACAACTGA
- a CDS encoding NUDIX hydrolase, which produces MTERPVVKRTARAVLLDGDHLILIKRTKPGVEPYWVTPGGGVEAEDSTVVEALHREVDEELGAKITDVVPCFVDTIEHIPEGGGVAGVKVQHFFVCRLASMDPALRHGPEVEEPCGDYEIVRVPFSRVGIAAVHLVPLSLRHYLDGNIEGVRALQAADLG; this is translated from the coding sequence ATGACCGAACGTCCAGTGGTCAAGCGCACCGCCCGCGCCGTGCTCCTCGACGGCGACCACCTGATCCTCATCAAGCGGACCAAGCCCGGCGTGGAACCGTACTGGGTCACTCCCGGCGGCGGGGTCGAGGCCGAGGACTCCACCGTGGTCGAAGCCCTGCACCGGGAGGTCGACGAGGAGCTCGGCGCCAAGATCACCGATGTGGTGCCCTGCTTCGTCGACACCATCGAGCACATCCCGGAAGGCGGCGGGGTGGCGGGCGTGAAGGTGCAGCACTTCTTCGTCTGCCGACTGGCGTCGATGGATCCCGCCCTGCGCCACGGACCCGAAGTCGAAGAGCCCTGCGGCGACTACGAGATCGTCCGGGTGCCCTTCAGCCGGGTCGGCATCGCGGCCGTCCATCTCGTTCCGCTCTCACTGCGGCACTATCTCGACGGGAACATCGAGGGGGTCCGGGCACTCCAGGCCGCAGACCTGGGATGA
- a CDS encoding LysR family transcriptional regulator, translating into MDLALLRTFVTVHRAGSFTRAAALLGLSQPAVTSQIRTLERQLGRPLFLRRARGVTPTAIGDELAHRAAPHLDALAEIAGTGIDDETGTRTLHLAGPPEFTAVRALPALTPLIPQGVALRASFGNTEETLDGLGAGHHDLAITTARPRGELLTATTLCDEEHVLVTSPRWAARIGPGTLRRRGPSVLKDLPVVEVHESLPFVSRYWNAVFDAHPADTGAVVAPDLRAVQQAVVAGAGLAVLPRYLCEDALERGEVVALLDPPVPPLRTYFLAVRTGTLALPHIARAQEWLLRAAADWS; encoded by the coding sequence ATGGATCTGGCCCTGCTCCGCACCTTCGTCACCGTGCACCGGGCCGGTTCCTTCACCCGCGCCGCCGCACTCCTCGGGCTCTCCCAGCCTGCGGTGACCAGCCAGATACGCACGCTGGAGCGGCAGTTGGGGCGGCCGCTGTTCCTGCGCCGGGCCCGTGGCGTCACCCCGACCGCCATCGGGGACGAACTCGCCCACCGCGCGGCGCCGCATCTGGACGCACTCGCCGAGATCGCCGGGACGGGCATCGACGACGAGACCGGAACCCGCACCCTGCACCTGGCCGGACCGCCCGAGTTCACCGCGGTGCGCGCCCTGCCGGCGCTCACCCCGCTGATACCGCAGGGCGTCGCGCTGCGGGCCTCGTTCGGCAACACCGAGGAGACCCTGGACGGCCTCGGCGCCGGACACCACGACCTCGCCATCACCACGGCACGACCGCGCGGTGAACTCCTGACCGCGACCACCCTCTGCGACGAGGAACACGTCCTGGTCACCTCTCCCCGCTGGGCTGCCCGGATCGGCCCGGGGACACTGCGCCGCCGGGGGCCCTCCGTACTGAAGGACCTGCCCGTGGTGGAGGTCCATGAGTCGCTGCCGTTCGTCTCCCGCTACTGGAACGCTGTCTTCGACGCGCACCCCGCCGACACCGGCGCGGTCGTCGCACCCGATCTGCGGGCCGTCCAGCAGGCGGTGGTCGCGGGCGCCGGACTCGCCGTACTGCCGCGCTATCTGTGCGAGGACGCCCTGGAGCGGGGCGAGGTGGTGGCGCTGCTGGATCCGCCGGTGCCACCGCTGCGCACCTACTTCCTCGCCGTACGTACCGGAACGCTCGCGCTCCCGCACATCGCACGGGCCCAGGAGTGGCTGTTGCGGGCGGCCGCCGACTGGTCCTGA